The following are from one region of the Camelus ferus isolate YT-003-E chromosome 13, BCGSAC_Cfer_1.0, whole genome shotgun sequence genome:
- the PLEKHG5 gene encoding pleckstrin homology domain-containing family G member 5 isoform X7 yields MHYDGHVRFDLPPQGSVLARNVSTRSCPPRTSPAADLEEEEEGSVDGKGDRKSTGLKLSKKKARRRHTDDPSKECFTLKFDLNVDIETEIVPAMKKKSLGEVLLPVFERKGIALGKVEIYLDQSNTPLSLTFEAYRFGGHYLRVKAKPGDEGKVEQGVKDSKSLSLPILRPAGAGPPAQERVDPQSRRESLDILAPGRRRKNMSEFLGEASIPGQEPLTPSSCSLPSSSSGGGDSWKNRAASRFSGFFSSGPSTSAFGREVDKMEQLEGKLHAYGLFGLPRLPRRLRFDHDSWEEEGDEEEDEDDACLRLEDSWRELIDGHEKLTRRQCHQQEAVWELLHTEASYIKKLRVITNLFLCCLLNLQESGLLCEVEAERLFSNIPEIARLHRGLWGSVMVPVLEKARRTRALLQPGDFLKGFKMFGSLFKPYIRYCMEEEGCMEYMRGLLRDNDLFRAYVTWAEKHQQCQRLKLSDMLAKPHQRLTKYPLLLKSVLRKTDEPRAKEAVVTMIGSVERFIHHVNACMRQRQERQRLAAVVSRIDAYEAVEGNNDEVDKLLKEFLHLDLTAPIPGASPEETRQLLLEGSLRMKEGKDSKMDVYCFLFTDLLLVTKAVKKAERTKVIRPPLLVDKIVCRELRDPGSFLLIYLNEFHSAVGAYTFQASGQALCRGWVDAIYNAQNQLQQLRAQEHPGGQQQLQSLEEEEDEQEEEEDEDEEEGGESSTSAASSPTILRKSSSSPDSQHCASDGSTETLAMVVVEPGEMLSSPEFEGGPFSSQSDETSLSTTASSVTPTSDLLPLGPVDGRSCSMDSAYGTLSPTSLQDFVAPAPLVEPAPQPPELTQGPSPPPSPRLRRRTPVQLLPCLPHLLKSKSEASLLQLLSGAATRGAPPAPSRSLSELCLAVPAAGTRTQGSSQEAGPSWDYQGTPGLGSGSRLSELYGGASCPGGMPEGPIRRSRELPLGALPRVQPEPPPGISAQHRKLTLAQLYRIRTTLLLNSTLTASEV; encoded by the exons ATGCATTATGATGGACACGTCCGCTTCGACCTGCCCCCCCAAG GCTCTGTCCTGGCTCGGAACGTGTCTACCCGCTCATGCCCCCCGCGCACCAGCCCTGCAGCggacttggaggaggaggaggagggctctgTGGATGGCAAGGG GGACCGGAAGAGCACAGGCCTGAAACTCTCCAAGAAGAAAGCCAGGAGGAGACACACAGAT GACCCAAGCAAGGAGTGCTTCACCCTGAAATTTGACCTGAACGTGGACATAGAGACGGAGATTGTACCAGCCATGAAGAAGAAGTCGCTGGG GGAGGTGCTGCTGCCGGTATTTGAAAGGAAGGGCATTGCCCTGGGCAAAGTGGAGATCTACCTGGATCAGTCCAACACGCCCCTGTCCCTCACCTTTGAGGCCTACAGGTTTGGGGGACACTACCTGCGGGTCAAAG CCAAGCCGGGGGACGAGGGGAAGGTGGAGCAGGGAGTGAAGGACTCCAAGTCCCTGAGTCTGCCAATCCTGCGGCCAGCCGGGGCCGGGCCCCCTGCCCAGGAGCGCGTGGATCCCCAGAGCCGCCGGGAGAGCCTGGACATCCTG GCCCCTGGCCGCCGACGCAAGAACATGTCGGAGTTTCTGGGGGAGGCGAGCATCCCCGGGCAGGAGCCTCTGACGCCTTCCAGCTGCTCTCtgcccagcagcagcagtgggggtGGCGACAGCTGGAAGAACCGGGCAGCCAGTCGTTTCAGTGGCTTCTTCAGCTCAGGCCCCAGCACCAGCGCCTTCGGCCGG GAGGTGGACAAGATGGAGCAGCTGGAGGGCAAGCTGCACGCCTATGGCCTCTTCGGGCTGCCCAGACTGCCCCGGAGGCTGCGCTTTGACCACGACtcgtgggaggaggaaggggacgAAGAGGAGGACGAGGATGACGCCTGCCTGCGGCTGGAGGACAGCTGGCGGGAACTTATTGATGGGCATGAG AAGCTGACCCGGCGGCAGTGCCACCAGCAGGAGGCAGTGTGGGAGCTCCTGCACACGGAGGCTTCCTATATTAAGAAACTGCGGGTGATCACCAAC ctGTTCCTGTGCTGCCTCCTGAACCTGCAAGAGTCGGGGCTGCTGTGTGAG gtGGAGGCGGAGCGCCTGTTCAGCAACATCCCGGAGATCGCGCGGCTGCACCGCGGGCTATGGGGCAGCGTGATGGTGCCGGTGCTGGAGAAGGCGCGGCGCACGCGGGCGCTGCTGCAGCCCGGGGATTTCCTCAAAGGCTTTAAGATG TTCGGCTCCCTCTTCAAGCCCTACATCCGATACTGCATGGAGGAGGAGGGCTGCATGGAGTACATGCGCGGCCTGCTGCGCGACAACGACCTCTTCCGGGCCTACGTCACG TGGGCGGAGAAGCACCAGCAGTGCCAGCGGCTGAAGCTGAGCGATATGCTGGCCAAGCCCCACCAGCGGCTCACCAAGTACCCGCTGCTGCTCAAGTCGGTGCTGAGGAAGACAGATGAGCCTCGCGCCAAGGAGGCCGTCGTCACCATG ATCGGCTCCGTGGAGCGCTTCATCCACCACGTGAACGCGTGCATGCGGCAGCGGCAGGAGCGGCAGCGGCTGGCGGCCGTGGTGAGCCGCATTGACGCCTACGAGGCGGTGGAGGGCAACAACGATGAGGTGGACAAG ctcctgAAGGAATTCCTGCATCTGGACCTGACAGCGCCCATCCCTGGCGCTTCCCCTGAGGAGACACGACAGCTGTTGCTGGAAGGGAGCCTGAGGAtgaaggaggggaaggacagCAAG ATGGATGTGTACTGCTTCCTCTTCACGGACCTGTTGTTGGTGACCAAGGCAGTGAAGAAGGCCGAGAGGACCAAGGTCATCAGGCCGCCACTGCTGGTGGACAAGATTGTGTGTAGGGAGCTTCGGGACCCTG GCTCCTTCCTCCTCATCTACCTGAATGAGTTCCACAGCGCTGTGGGTGCCTACACGTTCCAGGCCAGCGGCCAGGCCTTGTGCCGTGGCTGGGTGGATGCCATTTACAATGCCCAG AACCAGCTGCAGCAGCTGCGCGCACAGGAGCACCCAGGCggccagcagcagctgcagagcctagaagaggaggaggatgagcaggaggaggaggaggatgaagatgaggaggaaggaggagagagcagcaCTTCAGCTGCCAGCTCCCCTACCATCCTGCgcaaaagcagcagcagccctgACTCCCAGCACTG TGCCTCGGACGGCTCCACGGAGACCCTGGCCATGGTGGTGGTGGAGCCTGGGGAGATGCTGTCCTCTCCCGAGTTCGAGGGTGGCCCCTTCAGCTCCCAGTCAGACGAGACCTCTCTGAGCACCACTGCCTCATCTGTCACGCCCACCAGCGACCTGTTGCCCCTAGGCCCAGTGGATGGCCGCTCCTGCTCCATGGACTCTGCCTATGgcaccctctcccccacctccctgcaggaTTTTGTGGCCCCAGCCCCTTTGGTGGAGccagcaccccagcccccagagtTAACACAAGGTccttcacccccaccctcaccccgccTCCGCCGCCGCACTCCTGTCCAGCTGCTGCCCTGTCTGCCCCACCTGCTCAAGTCCAAATCCGAGGccagcctcctccagctgctgtcaGGGGCCGCCACCCGTGGagcgcccccagcccccagccgcAGCCTGTCAGAACTCTGCCTGGCTGTTCCTGCCGCTGGCACCAGGACTCAGGGCTCCTCTCAGGAAGCTGGGCCCAGCTGGGATTACCAGGGCACACCAGGCCTTGGCAGTGGCTCCAGGCTGTCAGAGCTGTATGGTGGAGCCAGCTGCCCAGGTGGGATGCCTGAAGGACCCATcaggaggagcagagagctgCCCTTGGGGGCCTTGCCCAGGGTCCAGCCTGAGCCCCCACCGGGGATCTCTGCTCAGCACAGGAAGCTGACGTTGGCCCAGCTCTACCGAATCAGAACCACTTTGCTGCTTAACTCCACCCTCACTGCCTC GGAGGTCTGA
- the PLEKHG5 gene encoding pleckstrin homology domain-containing family G member 5 isoform X3 produces MGTGPGVSGRRAASSPGPGLPSRDPEPSRAGGRGRDGEGQVCHHADCQQLHRRGPLNLCEACDSKFHSAMHYDGHVRFDLPPQGSVLARNVSTRSCPPRTSPAADLEEEEEGSVDGKGDRKSTGLKLSKKKARRRHTDDPSKECFTLKFDLNVDIETEIVPAMKKKSLGEVLLPVFERKGIALGKVEIYLDQSNTPLSLTFEAYRFGGHYLRVKAKPGDEGKVEQGVKDSKSLSLPILRPAGAGPPAQERVDPQSRRESLDILAPGRRRKNMSEFLGEASIPGQEPLTPSSCSLPSSSSGGGDSWKNRAASRFSGFFSSGPSTSAFGREVDKMEQLEGKLHAYGLFGLPRLPRRLRFDHDSWEEEGDEEEDEDDACLRLEDSWRELIDGHEKLTRRQCHQQEAVWELLHTEASYIKKLRVITNLFLCCLLNLQESGLLCEVEAERLFSNIPEIARLHRGLWGSVMVPVLEKARRTRALLQPGDFLKGFKMFGSLFKPYIRYCMEEEGCMEYMRGLLRDNDLFRAYVTWAEKHQQCQRLKLSDMLAKPHQRLTKYPLLLKSVLRKTDEPRAKEAVVTMIGSVERFIHHVNACMRQRQERQRLAAVVSRIDAYEAVEGNNDEVDKLLKEFLHLDLTAPIPGASPEETRQLLLEGSLRMKEGKDSKMDVYCFLFTDLLLVTKAVKKAERTKVIRPPLLVDKIVCRELRDPGSFLLIYLNEFHSAVGAYTFQASGQALCRGWVDAIYNAQNQLQQLRAQEHPGGQQQLQSLEEEEDEQEEEEDEDEEEGGESSTSAASSPTILRKSSSSPDSQHCASDGSTETLAMVVVEPGEMLSSPEFEGGPFSSQSDETSLSTTASSVTPTSDLLPLGPVDGRSCSMDSAYGTLSPTSLQDFVAPAPLVEPAPQPPELTQGPSPPPSPRLRRRTPVQLLPCLPHLLKSKSEASLLQLLSGAATRGAPPAPSRSLSELCLAVPAAGTRTQGSSQEAGPSWDYQGTPGLGSGSRLSELYGGASCPGGMPEGPIRRSRELPLGALPRVQPEPPPGISAQHRKLTLAQLYRIRTTLLLNSTLTASEV; encoded by the exons ATGGGGACGGGACCCGGCGTCTCCGGGCGCCGCGCGGCCTCCAGCCCGGGCCCCGGGCTGCCCTCCCGGGACCCCGAGCCCAGCCGGGCGGGGGGTCGCGGCCGCGACGGGGAAGGCCAG gtATGCCACCACGCTGACTGCCAGCAGCTGCACCGCCGGGGGCCCCTCAACCTCTGTGAGGCCTGTGACAGCAAGTTCCACAGCGCCATGCATTATGATGGACACGTCCGCTTCGACCTGCCCCCCCAAG GCTCTGTCCTGGCTCGGAACGTGTCTACCCGCTCATGCCCCCCGCGCACCAGCCCTGCAGCggacttggaggaggaggaggagggctctgTGGATGGCAAGGG GGACCGGAAGAGCACAGGCCTGAAACTCTCCAAGAAGAAAGCCAGGAGGAGACACACAGAT GACCCAAGCAAGGAGTGCTTCACCCTGAAATTTGACCTGAACGTGGACATAGAGACGGAGATTGTACCAGCCATGAAGAAGAAGTCGCTGGG GGAGGTGCTGCTGCCGGTATTTGAAAGGAAGGGCATTGCCCTGGGCAAAGTGGAGATCTACCTGGATCAGTCCAACACGCCCCTGTCCCTCACCTTTGAGGCCTACAGGTTTGGGGGACACTACCTGCGGGTCAAAG CCAAGCCGGGGGACGAGGGGAAGGTGGAGCAGGGAGTGAAGGACTCCAAGTCCCTGAGTCTGCCAATCCTGCGGCCAGCCGGGGCCGGGCCCCCTGCCCAGGAGCGCGTGGATCCCCAGAGCCGCCGGGAGAGCCTGGACATCCTG GCCCCTGGCCGCCGACGCAAGAACATGTCGGAGTTTCTGGGGGAGGCGAGCATCCCCGGGCAGGAGCCTCTGACGCCTTCCAGCTGCTCTCtgcccagcagcagcagtgggggtGGCGACAGCTGGAAGAACCGGGCAGCCAGTCGTTTCAGTGGCTTCTTCAGCTCAGGCCCCAGCACCAGCGCCTTCGGCCGG GAGGTGGACAAGATGGAGCAGCTGGAGGGCAAGCTGCACGCCTATGGCCTCTTCGGGCTGCCCAGACTGCCCCGGAGGCTGCGCTTTGACCACGACtcgtgggaggaggaaggggacgAAGAGGAGGACGAGGATGACGCCTGCCTGCGGCTGGAGGACAGCTGGCGGGAACTTATTGATGGGCATGAG AAGCTGACCCGGCGGCAGTGCCACCAGCAGGAGGCAGTGTGGGAGCTCCTGCACACGGAGGCTTCCTATATTAAGAAACTGCGGGTGATCACCAAC ctGTTCCTGTGCTGCCTCCTGAACCTGCAAGAGTCGGGGCTGCTGTGTGAG gtGGAGGCGGAGCGCCTGTTCAGCAACATCCCGGAGATCGCGCGGCTGCACCGCGGGCTATGGGGCAGCGTGATGGTGCCGGTGCTGGAGAAGGCGCGGCGCACGCGGGCGCTGCTGCAGCCCGGGGATTTCCTCAAAGGCTTTAAGATG TTCGGCTCCCTCTTCAAGCCCTACATCCGATACTGCATGGAGGAGGAGGGCTGCATGGAGTACATGCGCGGCCTGCTGCGCGACAACGACCTCTTCCGGGCCTACGTCACG TGGGCGGAGAAGCACCAGCAGTGCCAGCGGCTGAAGCTGAGCGATATGCTGGCCAAGCCCCACCAGCGGCTCACCAAGTACCCGCTGCTGCTCAAGTCGGTGCTGAGGAAGACAGATGAGCCTCGCGCCAAGGAGGCCGTCGTCACCATG ATCGGCTCCGTGGAGCGCTTCATCCACCACGTGAACGCGTGCATGCGGCAGCGGCAGGAGCGGCAGCGGCTGGCGGCCGTGGTGAGCCGCATTGACGCCTACGAGGCGGTGGAGGGCAACAACGATGAGGTGGACAAG ctcctgAAGGAATTCCTGCATCTGGACCTGACAGCGCCCATCCCTGGCGCTTCCCCTGAGGAGACACGACAGCTGTTGCTGGAAGGGAGCCTGAGGAtgaaggaggggaaggacagCAAG ATGGATGTGTACTGCTTCCTCTTCACGGACCTGTTGTTGGTGACCAAGGCAGTGAAGAAGGCCGAGAGGACCAAGGTCATCAGGCCGCCACTGCTGGTGGACAAGATTGTGTGTAGGGAGCTTCGGGACCCTG GCTCCTTCCTCCTCATCTACCTGAATGAGTTCCACAGCGCTGTGGGTGCCTACACGTTCCAGGCCAGCGGCCAGGCCTTGTGCCGTGGCTGGGTGGATGCCATTTACAATGCCCAG AACCAGCTGCAGCAGCTGCGCGCACAGGAGCACCCAGGCggccagcagcagctgcagagcctagaagaggaggaggatgagcaggaggaggaggaggatgaagatgaggaggaaggaggagagagcagcaCTTCAGCTGCCAGCTCCCCTACCATCCTGCgcaaaagcagcagcagccctgACTCCCAGCACTG TGCCTCGGACGGCTCCACGGAGACCCTGGCCATGGTGGTGGTGGAGCCTGGGGAGATGCTGTCCTCTCCCGAGTTCGAGGGTGGCCCCTTCAGCTCCCAGTCAGACGAGACCTCTCTGAGCACCACTGCCTCATCTGTCACGCCCACCAGCGACCTGTTGCCCCTAGGCCCAGTGGATGGCCGCTCCTGCTCCATGGACTCTGCCTATGgcaccctctcccccacctccctgcaggaTTTTGTGGCCCCAGCCCCTTTGGTGGAGccagcaccccagcccccagagtTAACACAAGGTccttcacccccaccctcaccccgccTCCGCCGCCGCACTCCTGTCCAGCTGCTGCCCTGTCTGCCCCACCTGCTCAAGTCCAAATCCGAGGccagcctcctccagctgctgtcaGGGGCCGCCACCCGTGGagcgcccccagcccccagccgcAGCCTGTCAGAACTCTGCCTGGCTGTTCCTGCCGCTGGCACCAGGACTCAGGGCTCCTCTCAGGAAGCTGGGCCCAGCTGGGATTACCAGGGCACACCAGGCCTTGGCAGTGGCTCCAGGCTGTCAGAGCTGTATGGTGGAGCCAGCTGCCCAGGTGGGATGCCTGAAGGACCCATcaggaggagcagagagctgCCCTTGGGGGCCTTGCCCAGGGTCCAGCCTGAGCCCCCACCGGGGATCTCTGCTCAGCACAGGAAGCTGACGTTGGCCCAGCTCTACCGAATCAGAACCACTTTGCTGCTTAACTCCACCCTCACTGCCTC GGAGGTCTGA
- the PLEKHG5 gene encoding pleckstrin homology domain-containing family G member 5 isoform X4, with protein sequence MGTGPGVSGRRAASSPGPGLPSRDPEPSRAGGRGRDGEGQVCHHADCQQLHRRGPLNLCEACDSKFHSAMHYDGHVRFDLPPQGSVLARNVSTRSCPPRTSPAADLEEEEEGSVDGKGDRKSTGLKLSKKKARRRHTDDPSKECFTLKFDLNVDIETEIVPAMKKKSLGEVLLPVFERKGIALGKVEIYLDQSNTPLSLTFEAYRFGGHYLRVKAKPGDEGKVEQGVKDSKSLSLPILRPAGAGPPAQERVDPQSRRESLDILAPGRRRKNMSEFLGEASIPGQEPLTPSSCSLPSSSSGGGDSWKNRAASRFSGFFSSGPSTSAFGREVDKMEQLEGKLHAYGLFGLPRLPRRLRFDHDSWEEEGDEEEDEDDACLRLEDSWRELIDGHEKLTRRQCHQQEAVWELLHTEASYIKKLRVITNLFLCCLLNLQESGLLCEVEAERLFSNIPEIARLHRGLWGSVMVPVLEKARRTRALLQPGDFLKGFKMFGSLFKPYIRYCMEEEGCMEYMRGLLRDNDLFRAYVTWAEKHQQCQRLKLSDMLAKPHQRLTKYPLLLKSVLRKTDEPRAKEAVVTMIGSVERFIHHVNACMRQRQERQRLAAVVSRIDAYEAVEGNNDEVDKLLKEFLHLDLTAPIPGASPEETRQLLLEGSLRMKEGKDSKMDVYCFLFTDLLLVTKAVKKAERTKVIRPPLLVDKIVCRELRDPGSFLLIYLNEFHSAVGAYTFQASGQALCRGWVDAIYNAQNQLQQLRAQEHPGGQQQLQSLEEEEDEQEEEEDEDEEEGGESSTSAASSPTILRKSSSSPDSQHCASDGSTETLAMVVVEPGEMLSSPEFEGGPFSSQSDETSLSTTASSVTPTSDLLPLGPVDGRSCSMDSAYGTLSPTSLQDFVAPAPLVEPAPQPPELTQGPSPPPSPRLRRRTPVQLLPCLPHLLKSKSEASLLQLLSGAATRGAPPAPSRSLSELCLAVPAAGTRTQGSSQEAGPSWDYQGTPGLGSGSRLSELYGGASCPGGMPEGPIRRSRELPLGALPRVQPEPPPGISAQHRKLTLAQLYRIRTTLLLNSTLTAS encoded by the exons ATGGGGACGGGACCCGGCGTCTCCGGGCGCCGCGCGGCCTCCAGCCCGGGCCCCGGGCTGCCCTCCCGGGACCCCGAGCCCAGCCGGGCGGGGGGTCGCGGCCGCGACGGGGAAGGCCAG gtATGCCACCACGCTGACTGCCAGCAGCTGCACCGCCGGGGGCCCCTCAACCTCTGTGAGGCCTGTGACAGCAAGTTCCACAGCGCCATGCATTATGATGGACACGTCCGCTTCGACCTGCCCCCCCAAG GCTCTGTCCTGGCTCGGAACGTGTCTACCCGCTCATGCCCCCCGCGCACCAGCCCTGCAGCggacttggaggaggaggaggagggctctgTGGATGGCAAGGG GGACCGGAAGAGCACAGGCCTGAAACTCTCCAAGAAGAAAGCCAGGAGGAGACACACAGAT GACCCAAGCAAGGAGTGCTTCACCCTGAAATTTGACCTGAACGTGGACATAGAGACGGAGATTGTACCAGCCATGAAGAAGAAGTCGCTGGG GGAGGTGCTGCTGCCGGTATTTGAAAGGAAGGGCATTGCCCTGGGCAAAGTGGAGATCTACCTGGATCAGTCCAACACGCCCCTGTCCCTCACCTTTGAGGCCTACAGGTTTGGGGGACACTACCTGCGGGTCAAAG CCAAGCCGGGGGACGAGGGGAAGGTGGAGCAGGGAGTGAAGGACTCCAAGTCCCTGAGTCTGCCAATCCTGCGGCCAGCCGGGGCCGGGCCCCCTGCCCAGGAGCGCGTGGATCCCCAGAGCCGCCGGGAGAGCCTGGACATCCTG GCCCCTGGCCGCCGACGCAAGAACATGTCGGAGTTTCTGGGGGAGGCGAGCATCCCCGGGCAGGAGCCTCTGACGCCTTCCAGCTGCTCTCtgcccagcagcagcagtgggggtGGCGACAGCTGGAAGAACCGGGCAGCCAGTCGTTTCAGTGGCTTCTTCAGCTCAGGCCCCAGCACCAGCGCCTTCGGCCGG GAGGTGGACAAGATGGAGCAGCTGGAGGGCAAGCTGCACGCCTATGGCCTCTTCGGGCTGCCCAGACTGCCCCGGAGGCTGCGCTTTGACCACGACtcgtgggaggaggaaggggacgAAGAGGAGGACGAGGATGACGCCTGCCTGCGGCTGGAGGACAGCTGGCGGGAACTTATTGATGGGCATGAG AAGCTGACCCGGCGGCAGTGCCACCAGCAGGAGGCAGTGTGGGAGCTCCTGCACACGGAGGCTTCCTATATTAAGAAACTGCGGGTGATCACCAAC ctGTTCCTGTGCTGCCTCCTGAACCTGCAAGAGTCGGGGCTGCTGTGTGAG gtGGAGGCGGAGCGCCTGTTCAGCAACATCCCGGAGATCGCGCGGCTGCACCGCGGGCTATGGGGCAGCGTGATGGTGCCGGTGCTGGAGAAGGCGCGGCGCACGCGGGCGCTGCTGCAGCCCGGGGATTTCCTCAAAGGCTTTAAGATG TTCGGCTCCCTCTTCAAGCCCTACATCCGATACTGCATGGAGGAGGAGGGCTGCATGGAGTACATGCGCGGCCTGCTGCGCGACAACGACCTCTTCCGGGCCTACGTCACG TGGGCGGAGAAGCACCAGCAGTGCCAGCGGCTGAAGCTGAGCGATATGCTGGCCAAGCCCCACCAGCGGCTCACCAAGTACCCGCTGCTGCTCAAGTCGGTGCTGAGGAAGACAGATGAGCCTCGCGCCAAGGAGGCCGTCGTCACCATG ATCGGCTCCGTGGAGCGCTTCATCCACCACGTGAACGCGTGCATGCGGCAGCGGCAGGAGCGGCAGCGGCTGGCGGCCGTGGTGAGCCGCATTGACGCCTACGAGGCGGTGGAGGGCAACAACGATGAGGTGGACAAG ctcctgAAGGAATTCCTGCATCTGGACCTGACAGCGCCCATCCCTGGCGCTTCCCCTGAGGAGACACGACAGCTGTTGCTGGAAGGGAGCCTGAGGAtgaaggaggggaaggacagCAAG ATGGATGTGTACTGCTTCCTCTTCACGGACCTGTTGTTGGTGACCAAGGCAGTGAAGAAGGCCGAGAGGACCAAGGTCATCAGGCCGCCACTGCTGGTGGACAAGATTGTGTGTAGGGAGCTTCGGGACCCTG GCTCCTTCCTCCTCATCTACCTGAATGAGTTCCACAGCGCTGTGGGTGCCTACACGTTCCAGGCCAGCGGCCAGGCCTTGTGCCGTGGCTGGGTGGATGCCATTTACAATGCCCAG AACCAGCTGCAGCAGCTGCGCGCACAGGAGCACCCAGGCggccagcagcagctgcagagcctagaagaggaggaggatgagcaggaggaggaggaggatgaagatgaggaggaaggaggagagagcagcaCTTCAGCTGCCAGCTCCCCTACCATCCTGCgcaaaagcagcagcagccctgACTCCCAGCACTG TGCCTCGGACGGCTCCACGGAGACCCTGGCCATGGTGGTGGTGGAGCCTGGGGAGATGCTGTCCTCTCCCGAGTTCGAGGGTGGCCCCTTCAGCTCCCAGTCAGACGAGACCTCTCTGAGCACCACTGCCTCATCTGTCACGCCCACCAGCGACCTGTTGCCCCTAGGCCCAGTGGATGGCCGCTCCTGCTCCATGGACTCTGCCTATGgcaccctctcccccacctccctgcaggaTTTTGTGGCCCCAGCCCCTTTGGTGGAGccagcaccccagcccccagagtTAACACAAGGTccttcacccccaccctcaccccgccTCCGCCGCCGCACTCCTGTCCAGCTGCTGCCCTGTCTGCCCCACCTGCTCAAGTCCAAATCCGAGGccagcctcctccagctgctgtcaGGGGCCGCCACCCGTGGagcgcccccagcccccagccgcAGCCTGTCAGAACTCTGCCTGGCTGTTCCTGCCGCTGGCACCAGGACTCAGGGCTCCTCTCAGGAAGCTGGGCCCAGCTGGGATTACCAGGGCACACCAGGCCTTGGCAGTGGCTCCAGGCTGTCAGAGCTGTATGGTGGAGCCAGCTGCCCAGGTGGGATGCCTGAAGGACCCATcaggaggagcagagagctgCCCTTGGGGGCCTTGCCCAGGGTCCAGCCTGAGCCCCCACCGGGGATCTCTGCTCAGCACAGGAAGCTGACGTTGGCCCAGCTCTACCGAATCAGAACCACTTTGCTGCTTAACTCCACCCTCACTGCCTCGTGA